The following proteins are encoded in a genomic region of Amphiura filiformis chromosome 18, Afil_fr2py, whole genome shotgun sequence:
- the LOC140138952 gene encoding uncharacterized protein, with product MPIKSRDPCGRCDNRDLVKFRHYKTRDEELIGKYCTKCNVEWVKLDYHHLTQSNPRYWSVNSDPARCTGLYENTPIKPEVNTAFQVQSARTKIDTRYFAEILKQGDHITWHRKKGIWHHSIVSDVNGDNNEIVVIHWTKKGAQLQIIEESMEMNTSREESLFNQMYRIDYDDKIKNANRLELILARARSRIGDTGYKLFKDNCEAFATYCKTGYSQSHQVEWVYEKMNEIIGSGTLKTVSKKGAQFLSKIKKGVPLVASEVIPAELMEEVMSNSQTVGVGILVLTETGHVIWDLSEAYRERKEGKISRRDFVEAAIRGVVEGMASAGLASLISIPMESAGAALLGGIFGPVGAIMGGIIGGVIGGIAGGAIGRIIGTWGGSVAGKIIAGAFQDDRAVKKVSELNPGDHIVMKGWFFHPRCHAIVLDYDEKGNILVIRNTYQHGVVKEWMKFEQPLFRVEYKIGECLDPERVIRNAKSKIGQTWYDLGLYNCKTFARECKTRGGATGGARRQLPPL from the coding sequence ATGCCAATCAAATCTAGAGATCCATGTGGCCGTTGTGATAACAGGGATCTTGTCAAATTCCGACACTACAAAACAAGGGACGAGGAGCTCATAGGAAAATATTGCACTAAATGCAATGTAGAATGGGTAAAACTGGATTACCATCATTTAACACAGTCAAATCCAAGATACTGGTCAGTGAATAGTGATCCAGCAAGGTGCACAGGCTTATATGAGAATACGCCAATAAAGCCAGAGGTTAATACAGCATTTCAAGTGCAAAGTGCAAGAACCAAAATAGATACCAGATATTTTGCAGAGATCTTGAAACAGGGAGATCATATCACCTGGCACAGAAAAAAGGGCATCTGGCATCATTCTATTGTATCTGATGTTAATGGGGACAATAATGAGATTGTTGTCATTCACTGGACCAAAAAAGGAGCACAACTTCAAATTATAGAAGAGTCCATGGAAATGAATACTAGTCGTGAGGAGTCTTTATTCAACCAAATGTATCGCATTGATTATGATGACAAAATTAAAAACGCTAATAGGCTGGAATTGATTCTGGCCAGAGCTCGTTCAAGGATTGGTGATACTGGGTACAAGTTGTTTAAAGATAACTGTGAAGCATTTGCAACTTACTGTAAAACTGGATATTCACAATCTCACCAAGTGGAATGGGTGTATGAAAAGATGAATGAAATCATTGGGAGTGGCACATTGAAGACTGTGTCAAAGAAAGGAGCACAGTTtctttcaaaaataaagaaaggtGTGCCACTAGTAGCAAGCGAGGTCATTCCAGCTGAACTTATGGAAGAAGTTATGAGTAACTCCCAAACAGTTGGAGTAGGAATATTGGTGTTGACGGAAACCGGGCACGTCATTTGGGACTTGAGTGAAGCGTATAGAGAGAGAAAAGAGGGTAAGATATCAAGAAGAGATTTTGTGGAAGCAGCTATTCGTGGAGTCGTTGAGGGAATGGCTTCTGCTGGTCTGGCCAGCCTTATTTCCATTCCTATGGAATCTGCTGGAGCAGCACTCTTGGGTGGTATTTTTGGGCCAGTTGGTGCTATTATGGGAGGCATAATTGGTGGTGTGATTGGTGGAATTGCAGGTGGTGCTATTGGAAGAATCATTGGTACATGGGGTGGTAGTGTTGCAGGAAAGATAATAGCAGGTGCTTTCCAAGATGATAGAGCAGTGAAGAAAGTCAGCGAACTTAACCCTGGAGATCACATAGTTATGAAAGGATGGTTCTTTCATCCAAGATGTCATGCTATTGTGCTTGATTATGATGAGAAGGGGAACATATTAGTGATCCGCAACACTTATCAACATGGTGTTGTTAAAGAGTGGATGAAGTTTGAGCAGCCCTTGTTTAGAGTAGAATACAAGATAGGTGAGTGTTTGGATCCAGAGAGGGTAATTAGAAATGCTAAGTCAAAGATAGGACAAACCTGGTACGATCTTGGACTTTATAATTGTAAGACATTTGCAAGAGAGTGCAAAaccaggggcggcgccacagggggggcaaggcggcaattgccccccctatgA